GAATAGTGTATCGCCTACGAATGCGATGGTTTCACCGTCGGCCTCTATCAAATACGTCATGCAGGCTGGTGTGTGACCCGGTGTGTGCATGGCCCGGGCGTGCAATGAGCCAATCTGAAAGTGCGCGTCGTCCTCCAGCAATTGGTCGAACTGACTGCCATCGCGGGCGAAGTCGCCTTGAGCGTTGAACAGCCTGCCGAAGACCTTTTGCACGCGGGTGATCTGATCGCCGATGGCAACCGTACCGCCCAGATGCTCCTTTAGATAGGCCGCAGCGGACACGTGATCGGCATGCACGTGGGTCTCCAGAATCCACTCCACCGACACGCCCAGGTCACGCACTCTGGCGATGAGCCGGTCGGCGGAGGCGGTGCCGGTGTGTCCCGATTTCGGGTTGTAGTCGAGCACGCTGTCGATCAGCGCGGCTTTAAGGGTGGGGCGGTCGACGACCAGATAACTGATGGTCGATGTCTGTTCGTCGAAAAACGCTTCAACGCTCAATCGTTCGCCAATGATCATATCTGCTCTCCGAAAGTGTTTGTTTGCCGCCAGTTGAAGCGCCTGAATGTAGGAGCGCGCTTGCCCGCGAAAACGATTGTCCCGCTGGCAGACATGCATCGAATGTTACGCCGTCTTCGCGGGCAAGCGCGCTCATACAGGGGTGCAGAGCTGTCACTCGACGAACGTCACTACGCCATCTTTCAACGATTTGACCCGCGCCAGCGACTCAACGCGATATCCCTGCGCATCCAGTTCCGCACGGCCACCCTGGAATGACTTCTCGATCACGATCCCGAGCCCGGCGACCGTGGCGCCCGCCTGTTTGATGATCGAGATCAGCGCTTGTGACGCCTTACCGTTGGCGAGGAAGTCGTCGATGATCAGCACGCGATCACTGCTGGTCAGGTGGCGCGGGGAAATCGCAACCGTACTTTCGACCTGCTTGGTGAACGAATAAACCGTGGCCGACAGCAGGTTTTCAGTCAGCGTCAGCGACTGATGCTTGCGCGCAAAGATCACCGGAATGCCCAGTTTCAGGCCCGTCATGACGGCGGGAGCAATCCCCGAGGCTTCGATGGTGACGATCTTGGTAACGCCCGAGTCTGCGAACAGCGCGGCGAATTCGTCGCCTATCTGCTGCATCAGCGCCGGGTCGATCTGATGGTTGAGGAACGCATCAACCTTCAATACCTGATCGGAAAGGACGATGCCTTCCTCGCGAATTTTCTTGTGCAGTGCTTCCACGTGGGGTGCCTCAGGCGCGCAAGTGCGCAGCGAACATTAACGTTTGAGCATGGCGCGAATATCCGCCAATGCCGTATTGCCGCGAACGGCCTTTACTTCTGTAGGTGTGTCGTCGTTGCCTTCCCAAGCCAGATCGTCCGGGGGCAGCTCATCAAGAAACCGGCTCGGTGAACAGTCGATAATTTCGCCGTACTGTTTGCGCTTGGCCGCGAAGGTGAAGGCCAGCGTCTGCCGGGCGCGCGTGATGCCCACATAAGCCAGGCGGCGTTCTTCTTCGATTGTGTCGGCTTCGATGCTGGAGCGGTGAGGGAGGATTTCCTCCTCCATGCCCATGATGAACACGTAGGGGAATTCCAGGCCCTTGGATGCGTGAAGCGTCATCATCTGCACACCTTCGGCGCCGTCTTCCTCCTCCTGCTGGCGCTCGAGCATGTCGCGCAGCACCAGTTTGCCAATGGCTTCCTCGATGGTCATGCCGCCTTCTTCGTCTTTCTCCAACGTGTTCTTCAGCGCCTCGATCAAGAACCACACGTTGCCCATGCGGTAATCGGCAGCTTTGTCGCTGGAGCTGTTTTGACGAATCCAGTTTTCGTAATCGATGTCCATGACCATGCTGCGCAATGCGGCAATCGGGTCGTTTTGCGCGCATTGCTGACGCACGCCGTCCATCCAGTGCTTGAAGCGCTTGAGGCGGTCTGTGAAACGGCCATCAAGGTGTTCGCCCAGACCGATTTCATCGGTAGCGGCGTACATCGAGACCTTGCGCTCGGTGGCGTAATTGCCCAGCTTTTCCAGAGTGGTCGAGCCGATTTCCCGACGCGGCACGTTGATCACGCGCAAGAAGGCGTTGTCGTCATCCGGGTTCACCAACAGGCGGAAGTACGCCATCAGGTCTTTCACTTCCTGACGGCCGAAGAAGCTGTTGCCACCCGACAAGCGATACGGAACCTGGTGATGCTGCAGCTTGAGTTCGATCAGCTTTGCCTGGTAGTTGCCGCGATACAGGATTGCAAAATCGCTGTAGGGCCGGTCAGTACGCAGATGCAGGCTAAGGATCTCG
The DNA window shown above is from Pseudomonas sp. BSw22131 and carries:
- a CDS encoding MBL fold metallo-hydrolase — protein: MIIGERLSVEAFFDEQTSTISYLVVDRPTLKAALIDSVLDYNPKSGHTGTASADRLIARVRDLGVSVEWILETHVHADHVSAAAYLKEHLGGTVAIGDQITRVQKVFGRLFNAQGDFARDGSQFDQLLEDDAHFQIGSLHARAMHTPGHTPACMTYLIEADGETIAFVGDTLFMPDYGTARCDFPGASARTLFRSIGKILKLPPQTRLFMCHDYLPNGRELMYMTTVAEQRANNIHIHEGIDEDSFVEMREKRDATLDMPVLILPSVQINMRGGNLPEPEENGVRYLKIPLNAL
- the rep gene encoding DNA helicase Rep, yielding MSRLNPRQQEAVNYVGGPLLVLAGAGSGKTSVITRKIAHLVQNCGIRAQYIVAMTFTNKAAREMKERVGTLLKGGEGRGLTVSTFHNLGLNIIRKEHVRLGYKPGFSIFDETDVKALMTDIMQKEYSGEDGVDEIKNMIGSWKNDLILPPEALTNARNPKEQTAAIVYTHYQRTLKAYNAVDFDDLILLPVKLFEDNADILEKWQNKVRYLLVDEYQDTNASQYLMVKLLIGTRCQFTVVGDDDQSIYAWRGARPENLMLLKDDYPSLKVVMLEQNYRSTSRILRCANVLISNNPHAFEKQLWSEMGHGDEIRVIRCRNEDAEAERVAVEILSLHLRTDRPYSDFAILYRGNYQAKLIELKLQHHQVPYRLSGGNSFFGRQEVKDLMAYFRLLVNPDDDNAFLRVINVPRREIGSTTLEKLGNYATERKVSMYAATDEIGLGEHLDGRFTDRLKRFKHWMDGVRQQCAQNDPIAALRSMVMDIDYENWIRQNSSSDKAADYRMGNVWFLIEALKNTLEKDEEGGMTIEEAIGKLVLRDMLERQQEEEDGAEGVQMMTLHASKGLEFPYVFIMGMEEEILPHRSSIEADTIEEERRLAYVGITRARQTLAFTFAAKRKQYGEIIDCSPSRFLDELPPDDLAWEGNDDTPTEVKAVRGNTALADIRAMLKR
- a CDS encoding xanthine phosphoribosyltransferase, yielding MEALHKKIREEGIVLSDQVLKVDAFLNHQIDPALMQQIGDEFAALFADSGVTKIVTIEASGIAPAVMTGLKLGIPVIFARKHQSLTLTENLLSATVYSFTKQVESTVAISPRHLTSSDRVLIIDDFLANGKASQALISIIKQAGATVAGLGIVIEKSFQGGRAELDAQGYRVESLARVKSLKDGVVTFVE